A window of Kribbella sp. NBC_00382 genomic DNA:
GTTCTCGTCGGCCGATCCGAACAGCGTCGCCAGGCCTTCACGCGCCTCACCCTGCATCTTCGACAACGCTTCGAGCAGCTCGGGCACGTGCATGCTCAGCACCTCGAACTGGGTGACCCACAGCGCGCGCGTCTGCGGCGACTCCAGCGTCTTGACCGCTTGACCCCAGGTCGCGGCGAACCGCTCGCGGCCATCGACCTCACCCGGAAGCTCGGCGCTCATCGCCTTGCCGACGTCGACGCCCCACTCGTCCAGCGCCTGGCGCATCGCCTCGTTCATCAGCGCTTCCTTGGACCCGAAGTGGTAGCCGATCGCGGCCAGGCTCACCCCGGCCGCCGTCGCGATGTCACGAGCGGTGGTCCGGCTGTAGCCCTTCTCCATCAGGCAGGTCTTCGCGCCCTCGATCAGCGCTTCGCGGTTTCCCATCTCCCGATCCTAGTCGATGTCTGACACAAACGTCTTGCACGACCGTCTAAGACCATCGTACAGTCGCCTCATCACCCCCATTTCCAGGAGCTGACGATGACGAACAAGACGGTGCTGATCTCGGGTGCGAGCGTCGCCGGACCCGCGCTGGCCTTCTGGCTGGAGCGCTTCGGCTACATCCCGACCGTGGTGGAACGGGCACCGGAGCCCCGGCCCGGCGGCTACGCGGTGGACTTCCGCGGCGCCTCGCTGAAGGTGCTCGACCGGATGGGCCTGCTGGAGCAGGTCCAGGCGAAGGCGACCGAGCTGGGCGAGATGACGTACGTGAACGAGGCGGGCAAGCCGGTCGCGGTGATGAACTCGACGGTGCTCAGCGGCGAGCTCGAGGTCCTCCGCGGCGACCTGGTCGAGATCCTGTACGACGCGACGCGAGCTCGGGTGGAGTACCTCTTCGACGATTCGATCACCGCTCTGACGCAGGACGACACCGGTGTCGAGGTCACCTTCGAGCGCGGCGGGTCGCGGCGGTTCGAGCTGGTGATCGGCGCCGACGGGCTGCACTCGAACGTACGCCGGATCGCATTCGGGCCCGAGTCGCAGTACATCCATGATCTCGGCTACTACAACTCCGTCTTCACCGTCTCGAACCACTTGGGGCTGGACCACACAGCCCGGTTCGTGAATGTGCCGGGCAAGACGGCCGGCACCTACAGTGCGCGGGACAACACGGAGGCGAAGGCACTCTTCTACTTCGCGTCGGAGCCGTTGAAGTACGACCGGCACGACGCGGCGGCACAGCAGGAGATCCTTGCTGATGCGTTCGCGGGGGTTGGGTGGGAGGTACCGCGACTGTTGTCGGGGATTTCGTCGTCGCCGGATTGGTACTTCGATTCGGTCAGCCAGATCAAGATGCCGAGCTACTCGATCGGGCGGATCGCCTTGGCCGGTGATGCGGGGTACTGCGCCTCGCCGCTGTCCGGGATGGGAACCAGTCTCGCGATCGTGGGAGCGTATGTGCTGGCGGGTGAGTTGGCGGCGGCTGGCGGGGATCACGTGCGTGGCTTTGCAGCGTACGAGGATCGCATGCGCGGGTTCGTCGAAGCTTGCCAGAAGCAGGGAAAGGACAGTGGCCAGTGGTTCGTGCCTGGTAGCAAGGCGTTTCTGAAGCTCCGCAACCTGAACTTCAGGCTGTTGCCGTACTTGCCCTGGCGCAAGCTGATCGACGAGCTGCCGTTGAAGGTGGGCAACTCGATCGACCTGCCGGACTACTCGGCTAACGCGTCCGCAGGCCTGCCTCAGCAGCATGGAGCACAGCAGCGGTGAGGGCGTCCAGGACGGCGGAGTCGAGCTTCCAGTGCTGCCAGTACAGCGGCACGTCGACGTACTTGCCGTGGGCAACTTCTACCAGGCGGCCGTCGGCCAGCTCGTCCTCCACCATCTCCTCCTCGATCATCCCCCAGCCGAGGCCGAGCCGGATGGCCCGGACGAACGGCCCCGGCGCGGGGATCGAGTGGGTCGGCGGATCGAGCCGGCGCCGGGTGACCTTGCGGAGCAACCGGTGCTGGAGCATGTCCTTGGCGTTGAAGACGATCATCGGCGCCGTTTCGAGTGCCTCGGGCAACGGCTTGCCGGCTAGCCAGCGGTCGGCGAACTCAGGGGTCGCGACGGACAGGTACCGCATCTTGCCGAGCGGCTGCACCCGGCAACCCTGTACCGGCCGGGGATCGCCGGTGACCGCGGCCAGTACGGTGCCGTTGCGGAGCAGTTCGGCCGAGTGGTCCTGATCCTCCTGGCGCAGGTCGAACGCTGTCACCAGCTCGGGCGGTACGGCGAAGAGCACGGGGAGGAACCAGTTGTTGAGGGAGTCGGCGTTGACCGCGATGGGGATTCTCAGGCCTTCCAGCCTTCCCTTGACGGCGGCGATCGCTTCGACTTCCAGCAAGGAGACTTGGCGGGCGAGGCGTAGTACCGGCTCACCTGCTTCGGTGGCGCGGGCGGGTTTGGTGCGCTGGACCAGGACGTGGCCGAGGCGGCTCTCCATCGCTTTGATCCGCTGGCTGACCGCCGACGGGGTGATCCGCAGTTTGCGCGCCGCCGCGTCGAAGCTGCCCTCGTCGATCACCGCCGCGAAGGTGTCCAGCTGTGCCGAGTCGAGCTGCATTGTCAGCGCCCTTAAGGATTGCTAATGGTGATGCAGAAACTTTAGCTGGTTTGTGGGACGGCCGGCTTCTACGGTCGAGGTATGCCCCTCCTCGCCGGTTTCGCCACGACGCTGTCGCTGATCGTTGCGATCGGCGCGCAGAACGCCTTCGTACTCCGTCAGGGTCTGCGCCGCGAACACGTGCTGCCGGTGGTACTGATCTGCTCGCTGTCCGACGCCCTCCTCATCTCGAGCGGCATCGCCGGCCTCGGCGCCCTCATCACCAGCAGCCAAACCGCTCTGCACATCGCCCGCTACGGAGGCGCCCTCTTCCTCCTCACCTACGCCGCGATCGCCGCCCGCCGAGCCTTCAACCCGGCCGTTCTCACTCCCGCTGAGCACACCCCGACCGCGCTTCGCAGCGTCGTACTCACCTGCCTCGGCTTCACCTACCTCAATCCGCACGTCTACCTGGACACGGTCGTCCTGCTCGGCTCGCTGGCCAACCAACGCGGCGCCGACGGCCGCTGGATCTACGGCCTCGGCTCGGTCGCCGCCAGCTTCGCCTGGTTCTCCACCCTCGGCTTCTTCGCCCGCAAACTGGGCCCGATCTTCGCCCGCCCGCGCTCGTGGCAATACCTGGACGGCACGATCGCCCTTCTGATGGCTACGTTGGCCACATGGATGCTGCTGGGATAAGAGGCGAACTCGTCACGCAGACCTTCGACTACGACGGCGGCCGCCAAGTCACGGTCTACGTCCCACCGTCCCCACCCGAGGCAATCGTGTTCGCCGGCGACGGCCAACTGATCTCCTCCTGGGGCGGCACCCTGGAGGCGGCCGACGTCCCACCCACCATGATCGTCGGCGCCCACCACACAAGCGATCCGGATGAGATGGCGCGCATCAAGGAGTACTCACCCTCCTTCGACGAGGAACGATTCGCGGCCCACGAACACTTCTTCGTCCAGGACGTCCGCACCTGGGTGCAATCCCACTTCGGCCTGGCCCTGCCCCCCGAACGCACGGCCGTCTGCGGCGTCTCAGCCAGCGGAGAACTATCCCTAGCCCTAGGCCTCCGCCACCCAGACATCTACGGCCACATCTTCTCCGCCTCCCCCGGCGGCGGCTACCACCCACCCGCAGTACTCCCGCCCCACCTCCCCCGCACCTACCTAGTGGCTGGCACCCAAGAACCCTGGTTCCTAGAAAACGCCACCCGCTGGCTAACCGCCCTCCAAGCCGCCAACGCCGACGTCATCCTCACCGAACGCCCCGGCAACCACGGCGACCCTTTCTGGCAAGCCGAATTCCCCCTGATGGTGGCGTGGGCCTTCTCAGGCCACGAGTAAGCGGAGGCCGAGTTCTGCGGCGTCGAGCGCGATGAGTTCGCTGTTGAGCTCGGCCCAGCGACCTGAGGCGAGGTCTTCGCGGAGGCTGTCGACTGCCCGCTGCTCGGCGTCCGGTCCGACTCTGGTCCATACAGAAACTGCGCGACGTACCTGGTCGTCCAGGTACGCCTCGGGCCGGCGCCAATAGGCCTCGAAGAAGCCGTCAGCGCAGTCCCACGGAATGAGCACCGGCTCAATCCGGCCGCCGATGGCATCGGCCAGTTGGTCCACCGAAGGGCGGCCTGCGACGAGACCGGCAACCTCAGGCAAGTAGTCGCGGGTGAGCCAGAACCGGTGACGCCAACCGGGGTCGCTGGCATCGTGAGTGAACACCACCACCCGGCGCGCCACGCGTCGCAGCTCGCGCAGGCCGGCGATCGGGTCGTGCCAGTGGTGAACCGTGCTGACGGCCATCGCGGCGTCGAAGGACTGATCCTCGAACGGCAGCCTCTCCGCGCTGGCGTCCACGCAAGGGGCCGCGCCCGCTGGACGCTGTGCCCGCATGACTGCCGACGGTTCCACTGCGGTCACGTCGCGGTCGGCGGGTTCGTACGATCCAGCGCCCGCCCCGACGTTCAGTACCGTCTGGGCATCCCCGAGCGCATCCCAGATCCTCGCGGCGATCCGCGGCTCGGTACGCCGCGTCGCCGGGTAGGCAGGCCCGATGGCTTCGTACAACTGCGCACCGAACACCTTCAGTTGCGCCTCTGGCGTCGCCTTGATCCCCATCGCCCGCTCCTTCAGTTCAGTGTCGATGGCCGTCACCATGGCCGCGGCCCGGTCGCGTTGCTCGAGCAGTAGCCCGTACTGCCGTTGGAGGTGCGCGACCGCGTCGATGTCCGGGTCGTCCACCAGCGCGGCTATCTCGCGCAATCCGAAGCCCAGCCGGCGGTAGACGAGCACCTCCCGCAGTCGCTCCACGTCGCCTGCCGAATAGGCCCGGTAGCCGCCCGCGGTCCGCGCGGACGGCTGCACCAGGCCGATCTCGTCATAGTGATGCAGTGTGCGGACGCTCACGCCGGCCAACTCGGCCACGCGCCCAACGGTCAGGTGTTCCGCCATGCCACGGACTATGCGGTATGACGTCGCGTGAGGGTCAAGCACTTCGCACCTACGGGCGGAAAGGGGGATTCGGGTGGACGTGACGGTCTTGTGTGATGCGGTGGCGGTGTTTCCGGAGAAGGTGGAGACCGCGCTGCCTGGGTGGTCGGCTGCGCAGCAGGAGTGGACGGTGGGGGCTGCGCCGGGGAATGTGGCGGCTGATGGTGGGTGGTGGCTGCATTTTCATAGTTACTTGGTGACTTCGGCGGCTGGGGTTGTGCTGGTTGATACGGGGATCGGGCCGGCTGGAGGGGAGGCGGCTGAGTGGTTGGGGACGGCTGGGCGGTTGCCTTCGTTGCTCGAGGCGGCTGGGGTGTCGGCTGCGGAGGTCGACACTGTGGTGTTGACGCACATCCACCTGGATCACGCGGGGTGGAATATGGCCGCGGCTGTACCGCGGTTCACGAACGCGACGTATGTGGTGCAGCAGGCTGAGGTGGAGCATGCGCGGGGGTCGGCGACGTATGAGCGGTTGGTTCGGCCGCTTGCTGATGCTGGGCAGTTGCGGACGGTGGACGGAGAGGTGTCGCTCGACAGTGTGGTGCGGTTGTTGCCTACGCCGGGGCACACGCCTGGGCATCAGTGCGTGGTGACTTCTCGGGCGGTGCTCGGGGGTGATGTGCTGGTGCATCCGGCGCAGGCGCGGTGGCCGGAGCTGACGTATGTCTACGAGAGGGACCCTGCGATTGCGGTGACGTCGCGGCACGCAGTACTGGCGTTGGCGGCGGCTACCGGAGTACCGATTGCTGCTGCGCATCCGCATGCGGCGCTGACCAGCTCTGCTTTGCCCTTGCCCGCTTCGGGTTCTGGCAGGGAGGTCTGCTCGCCGTACAAGCTCTAGGCGGTCAGCGGTAGCCGGTGGTGTCGGCAGGCTTGCCCTGGGACTCGACCTCGACGATGTAGCGCCAGGCGTCGGGCTGGCTGCCGTCCAGGTCGGTGAAGCCGTAGATCTTGGCCAGTTCGCCGCTCGACAGTGACTTGCCGTGGTACCGGGAAACGTCGGGGTCCGCGGCCAGTGCTGCCACCGCGCGACCGACGTACGAGGGACTCTCCGAGATCGCGAAGTGTGGGATCCGTTCGGTCGCGTCGCGCCAGTTGTCCTCGGTGACGCCGAAGCCGTCGAGCATCGCCTCCGAACGCAACCAGCCGGGGGTGAGCAGGATCGAGGTCGTTTTGTGCGGCTTCAGCTCGTGGGCCAGCGCGAACGCCATCCGGCTGACCGCGCCCTTGGCGACGTCGTAGAAGAACGAGACGCGGTAGTTGGTCGCGTTGTACTCGTCCGTGCCGTCGGTCATCTCGATCACCAGGCCGCCGGGCGACTTGATCAGCAACGGCAACGCGAAGTGGCTGGTGATCGCGTGCGTCTCGACCCCGAGCCGCAGCAGCCTGAGCCCGTCGTCGAGCGGCGACTCCCAGACGGACTTGTCCCAGCTCGGTTCGCCGGTCTGGCCCCAGATGTCGTTCACGAGGACGTGCAACGCGCCCTGTTCGGCCTCGATCCGCTCGACGAGCGCCTTCACCTGCTCGGGATCGGTGTGATCAACCCGTACTGCGATCCCGCGACCGCCGGCTTTGTCGACGAGCTCAGCGGTCTCCTCGATCGTCTCGGGTCGATCCATCTCCGAACGCTGCGCCCTGGTGGACCGGCCCGTCACGTAGACGGTCGCGCCGGCCGCACCAAGCTGAACCGCGATGCCGCGCCCGGCGGCCCGCGTCCCCCCAGCCACCAACGTCACTTTGCCCGCCAAGGCCTTCCCATCCATCTGCTGCCTCCCGCTGTAGCCATACACTGTATGATTTCGTACCATACGACGTATGGTTAAAGCTGGCAAGCCGGTTCCGGGCCGATCGGGACGGCCAAGGGCGGGAGAGGAGCGGCTGAGCCGGCTCACGATCCTTGAGGCCGCGCTGCGCATCGTCGACACCGAGGGGCTGGACGCGATGACGATGCGCCGCCTCGCCTCGACCCTCGGCGTGAACCCGATGTCGATCTACCACCACCTGCCGAACAAGGCAGCCGTCTTCGCCGGCCTGGCCGAACTCGTCTTCTCGCAACTGGAGTCCACCCCGCCGGACGACAGCGTCCCGTGGCAAGACGAACTCAAAGCCGCTGCCGCCGCCTACCGCGACGCCCTACGCGCCCACCCGAATCTCGCCCTACAGGTCCTCTCGGACACGTCAGCGGTCTCGGACGTCGTCGTAGTCACCGTCGAACCGTTCTACCGAGCCCTGGACCGAGCCGGCGCCGAACCCCGCCAGATCGTCGAGGCCGTCAACACGATCATCGACTTCATCCACGGCTTCAGCCTCGGCGAAGCCGCCGTCCGCAACGACACCTTCGACCTAGCCCCCGACCTACTAACCCGAGTCAGCAACCTCCCACCCGGCAAGGCCCCCACCCTCACCCGCGTGGTGACCGAACTCGGCGCGGACGGATTGGCCTACGACTTCAACACCGGCTTCGCCACTGGCATCGCGCTACTCGTCGACGGAATAGCCAGCCGGTACGCCCTCTGAGCTGCACGTTCCCCGATCAGCCCAGCCGGTAGCGCACCCGCACGTCATGACCCCCACCAGACGTGTCGATCTCGACGCTGCCCCTGATCCCGGCCAGTTCCCCGGATCCGGAGCCCGGCGCGAACTCGTAGTACAGGGTCGTCTCCCCATCCATAGACCCAAACTGCTGCAGCACCACACTGCCGCTCAGCCCATCAATCCGCCCCTGAAACAACTCAAGCGCCACATACCCCGCCTTCCCCGCCCCCGGATCCCCCGCCGACAACATCACCCCGGCGCTGGTCCCATCCATCCCCCCAGTCCACACCTTCGTGAAATCAAACCGCCCAGTTGCCTCCAGCAACGAATCCCCGGGTTGCAGCTCAATGCTGAACGCCGCCACCGTCTCCCGAACCCCAGCCACAGCCGTCGATTTCTCAGACATGCGATGGACCCTAGCCCCGCCGCCTGACCCATCGCTTGTAAGAACACGACAACCACCAACAGCTCGTCCGTCGCCCACCCCCGCGGGCAACCGACGAGCGGCCGGAGCGCCGGTGTGGGGGGCCTTCGGGTGGGCTGATAATCGGGGGGTCCCCCACCGCTCGGAGGTTTTGATGCGTGCGAAGGTTTTGTATGTCAGTGATCTGACGTATCCGGCTCGTGGTCGGCGGTACGGGGACGAGGACGCTTATCTCACCCGGGAGCTGCGAGAGCACTTCGATCTGGCGTTGTGTCATCCGTTGGATGCGGTCGGGCTGATGGACCGGTTCGATGCGGTCATCGTGCGGAACAGCGGGGCGGTGCTGCACTTTCAGGCGGAGTACGACGAGTTTCGGGCTGAGGCGGTCGCGCGGGGGACGCGGGTGTTCAACCAGCTCAGCGGTAAGGCTGACATGGTCGGCAAGCAGTATCTGGTGGAGTTGAGCGACGCGGGTTATCCGGTGATTCCGACGACGGACAGCGACCCGTCGACGTTGCCGGAGTCGGCGGGCTATCTGGTGAAGCCGAAGCTCGGCTCGGACTCGATCGGACTGCGCAAGGTGTCCCGCGACGAGCTGAGCACCCTTGCGCTCGACGGACTGCTCGCGCAGCCTTTGGTCGACTTCCAGTACGAGGTGTCCTTCTATTTCGTCGATCGCGAGTTCCAGTACGCGCTCTACACCCCAGATCCCAACCACCGCTGGGAACTCGAGCCGTACCAGCCGACCGACGCCGACCTGACCTTCGCCCAGCGCTTCGTCGACTGGAACACGATCGACCACGGCATCCAGCGCGTCGACGCCTGCCGCACCACCACGCCGGCGCTGGCGACAGCCGCGGAGAACCCCGCCGGCGAGCTGCTGCTCGTCGAACTCGAGGACCTCAACCCCTTCCTTTCCCTGGCGTCGACCACGGACGACCACCGCACCGCGTTCGTCAACCGGGTCGCCTCATCCCTCGGCACCCTGCTCACACTGTGAAGCCACTGGGAGTTCTATAAGGTTTTTTGCTGATTCAGTCGAAGTACTGCGCCAAGTAGTTGCTCATCCCTCCTCGTGTTGTGAAGCCGGCGGCGGTAGCGCCGCCGGCGTGATTAGTGCAGTCACGAACAACGGGATCGTCAGACCGGCCACCAAGACAGGCAGCGCGAACCTGACCGCTCCCAGCGCGAACCCGGCGTAGACCATGACCGCGAAGACCTCGGCGAACAGACCCGACACCGACGTCACCGTCGCGCGCGCCGGACCCGTGATGGCATCCTGCAGCCGCGCCTCGGCGACGATGATGACCAGCTGCATCACGCCGTAGCCGATCGCGATCGGCACGAACCCACTGGCCGTCCCGCTCAACGCGCCCCACGCCAGCATCCCGGCCGACAACGCCAGCCCGACGCCGAGCAGCCACCCACGCATCCGGTACGCCGGACCCGCGAGCGCGCCCCCGATCGCCTGAGCAGCAACCGTGCCGGCGATCAGCAACGGCACCAAGGCCGTCGATGCGCCGATTCCCCTTGCCAGCAAGGGGAAGTACTCGTCGAATGCCAGGAAACCGCCGAGCAGGGCAACGAGCACGACAGCCTTGCGGACAACGCGGCTGGTTGTCACCTCCGACAACCCCGCCCGCAACATCACCACGTACCGTGCAAAGACACTGTCGCCAGGCGAGCTCCCACCCATGGGGCTCGCACCGGCCAGGTGCGCTCCGGGCAACTCTTCTCCAGCCAGGCTGTCAGTCTCGGCCTCCATCTCCTTTGTTTCGTCGGCTGTGGCGACAGGGGTCGCCTCAGGTAGGGACAGCGCTACTGCTGCCTGGGCAAGGCAGCTGAGCACGCTGACGGCACCCAGCAACGGGTAGCCGCCGAGCTTGAACAGCGGTGCTGCCAACGCGGTCGCCGCGAGGTTCAGTACCAACGCGGCCGACTTCGCCCGACCGATCAGGCCGGCGTACCGGTCGGCGGCTCCCCGCGCGGCGAGTTCGTCGTACACGAGGGCTTCGAACGTGCCAGAGATCAGCGCGGAGCTGATTCCCCACAGGACGAAGCCGAGCGCGAACCCGGCGTACGAGGGAACGACGATCCAGCCGGCGAAGCCCAGGCCGCGGACAAGCGTGCCGAGCACCAGCAGTTTGCGTCGGGAGAAGACATCCGCCCAGGCCCCAGAAGGCACCTCGAGCAGGAAAGCGGTCGTCGACCAGATGATGAACAGCGACGAGACCTCCGTCGCCGAGAGCCCGTGATCGGTGAACAGCAACTGGTACACCGGATACAGCGGGATGAAGTCCTGCAGCGCCTCGAAGGCGACGATGCGTGCCGACAGACTGCGCGGCACAGCGTTGGGTTGGCGGCGGTCAGGTTGTCAAAGGTGCGGCGCTGAGTAGTTCATACCAAAGAAGATATCCGCGAACCCGCTACCCGAACAGCTGCTTTGTTCCGGGTGTGGATAAGTGCAGCACCTGGTACCGCGTCCCCGGCACGGTCCCCGGTTCGCCACTCCACAAAGTGAAGTGCACCAACTCCCACCGCCCCGGATCCACCGCGATCGCCGAACTGTGGACACCCGGCATCTCCACCATCCGCTCCAACGCCGCCCTCGCCTCCGCGACCGGCTCAGTCGGGTCGACCTCAGCCGGCAACTGCCACACGTTCTTCGTCGCACTCACCGCCGGCTGATCCACATCACCCCCGGCCATCACCGCAGCCCCGGTCCACTGCCGCACACTCGGCCGCCCGAACGACTGACAGATCCCACTGAAGAACCCACCACCCCACAGGAACCGGCTCATCCCCGCCGCGTCGTTCCACAGATAGAACGGCGCGTACTGATTGACCACCGCCCCGTTCGCCTGGTCCTGCACCAGGTACGCCTTGATCCCCAGCCCGCCGAAGTCATCCGTCCGATCCCCGAATGTCTCCACCCGGCGCCGGATGATCCCCATGTCGTAGTCCGTCGGAAGATTCAGCTCGTACTGCATCGCGTACATGCCGTACATACTAGTTGGTACAGAGCGAAATTGAGAAGCGTTCCCAGCCAAGATCCGGCAGGCTTTGGGGATGGGAGACGTAGGCGAGCGTGTCTGGCGCAAGGTTCCTGCGGGGGCACGGGAGGCGCTCACGACCGGGCTCAGTCCGTCGGAGTTGCAGACGGCGTTGCTTGAGGTGAGCCGGGAGCGGGCGGGGGCGGTGACGCCGGCGCGGTTGGTGCAGCGGTGGCGGGAGGACCGGTTCGTGCGGCCGTCAGAGGTTGATCCGCGGGCGCTGGTGAAGACGCAGGCGATGTTGTGGGAGCGGCTGCCGGAGCGGTTCGCGGGGGTGGAGTTGTCGCCGCTGACGCCGTTGGGGACGTGCTCCGCGGTGGCGACCATTCACCAGAACATGGTGGTCAGCACAATGCGCAGTACCGAGGTCGCGAGTGATCCCACCAACGAGTTGGCGATCGAGGCTTCGGTACGCCGACGCGCCGGGCAGGACCGCGTGGACCTGGCTACCTGTCAGCGGGTGGTTCGCGCGCAGGCGGTCGACGGGCCGGGGATGTTCGCACATTTCCAGCTGTTCGCGCTGGTGTCTAGCGCGCGGGACACCGGGTCGGCACGGATCGAGGCGGAGCTACTGGTCGACCACTTGCGCTTCTGGCACGACGTACTGGGTGATCAGGCGCAGTTCACGTTCACTACGTTCGAGCGGACCGCAGTACGGGAGCGGATCGACGACACTGTGCTGCCTGCGCTGAAGGTGGAGTTCGCCGAGGATCCTGAGCGGCAGAAGGGATCCGGCTACTACGCCGGTACTGCGCTCGGCATCGGCCTGGGTGATGCCGAGCTGGGCGACGGCGGGTTCACGCGATGGACCGCCGAACTGCTCGGAGACGCCAAGGAGCGTTGCCTGATCTCCTGCGTCTCGACCGAGCGGCTGACCGCAGTACTCAGCGAAGCTTGAGGAGAGCCGCTTCGGTGGGCGAGAAGCCGCAAGCCTTGACGTAGAAGTCCGTGAGGTGCGGCTCGTAGTCGACATGCAGCCACTCGCAACCCGCTGCCTTCGACTCGTCGGCGGCGATGCGAACCAGCTCCTTGCCGATGCCCTGACGCCCGTACGACGGGTGGACGGCGGTGTCGAGTACGAACGCGTGCGCGCCGCCGTCCCAGCAGACCTGTACGAACCCGACCAGCTGATCGTTGCTAAAGGCGCCGATCCAGGTGAGCGCATGCCGCTCGAGCCGCTCGCTCCACGGCTGCACCTCTACCTGGTACTCGAAGGCGAGCGCATGCAGCATGGACAGCTGGGCGTCGTCCACTGGGAAGCGGGTCCGGTACTCGATCACGAGGCAGCCTCCGTACTGATCAACACGACCCTGCTGGACCCGGTCAGCGGCAGCAGCTCGCGCGCTGCTCGGAGGCCGGCCAGCGTGGCGGCTCCACTGGCACCAGAGGAGATCCCTGCTCTGCCGAGGTCCTGGACAGCGCGGATCGCCTCGTGCTCCTCCACTGTGACTGCTGCGTCCAGCCCGGCCCGCAGTACCGGCCAGGCGAGGCTTGAGGGCGTACCGCAGTTCAGGCCTGCCATCACCGTCTGACCTGTGGAGATAGTAACCAGGTCATCGGCCTCCAAGCTGCTGGTGACGCAGGCCGCGTTCGCCGGCTCTACCCCGAGCAGGGCAGGAGTCACTGAGCCACTGCGGTAGTGGGTGACAGCAGCCTGGGCAATAGAGCCGACACCCATCGGTACTACGACAAGGTCTGGCTCGACATCGATCTCACGGAACAGCGTCGAGTACCCGTCGACGATGTACTGCGGGATGGCCTCATACCCGGGCCATGCCGAGTCCTGAATGAGCAGCCTCTCCCCTGTCGCCATATCGGCGGCAGCAGCCACCGCAGCGTCGTACGAGTCGTCGACGATGGTGACAACGGCGCCTTCCGAGCGGATGGCCTCGATCGCGCGCTCGCTGACCACGGCAGGGATGAACACGTGTGCCTTGAGCCCGAGCATCGCGGCCATTCGGGCTACTGCTCGACCGTGGTTGCCGTCGGTCGCGGTGACGAGCTCTGTGGTCGCCGGCTGGTCTTGCAGCGCACGGTGGATCGCCCACCAGGCTCCGAGCGCCTTGAAAGCGGGCAGGCCGAGCCGCTGCGACTCATCCTTGACCAGGACCTCCGCTACGCCAAGCTCAGCCGCCAGGACCGGTACTGGGGTCAGCGGGGTCGGGCGGTAGCCGTCGAGGCCCTGGTGGAAGGTGAGTACGTCAGCGGGCGCAGCCGTAGTACGCCATGTCCTTGCGGACGGGTTGCTATGCCAAAGCACTCTGACTAGGCGACCAGGGCGAAGGCTTGGGCTGAGGTGGAGTAGGCGTTCGGCGAGGAGGTGGCCACGCGTTGCGGGGCGGACTCGGTGACGCGGATCGAGGAAGTCTGGAGGTGTACGGGCAGCGTGGCGCGGACCGCGGTGGCGAGGTCGAACTGCACCTCGGCCAGCAGGTCGGCGAGCTCGAGGTTCAAGGCCCGGCAGATCGCCGCGAGGATCTCCGAGGAGGGCTCCTTGCGGCCGCGCTCGATCTCGGAGAGGTACGGCACGGAGACCTGGGCCTGCTCGGCTAGCTCGCGCAGGGTGATGCCCCGCTCGCGCCGCAGCCGGCGGAAGACGTTTCCGATCACCTGGCGTAGCAACACGTCTGGGTCCTCCCCTGCTCCGGTGTCCTTAGGTCGAGTGTGCCACCCCGGGCAGGTCTGCGGTGGGCAGATCTGCCATGGGCAGATTCCTGGGACTCAGCCGCGCGCGGCGGCGACGCTGGACAGCATGAGCGAGACCACTGCACCGAATGCCCTCGACAACCACATCTATCAGCGCCTGCTCTGGCAGCGCATCGTCGTGCTCGGCGACGAGATCAAGGACGAGAA
This region includes:
- a CDS encoding DUF3224 domain-containing protein, translating into MSEKSTAVAGVRETVAAFSIELQPGDSLLEATGRFDFTKVWTGGMDGTSAGVMLSAGDPGAGKAGYVALELFQGRIDGLSGSVVLQQFGSMDGETTLYYEFAPGSGSGELAGIRGSVEIDTSGGGHDVRVRYRLG
- a CDS encoding MFS transporter, encoding MPRSLSARIVAFEALQDFIPLYPVYQLLFTDHGLSATEVSSLFIIWSTTAFLLEVPSGAWADVFSRRKLLVLGTLVRGLGFAGWIVVPSYAGFALGFVLWGISSALISGTFEALVYDELAARGAADRYAGLIGRAKSAALVLNLAATALAAPLFKLGGYPLLGAVSVLSCLAQAAVALSLPEATPVATADETKEMEAETDSLAGEELPGAHLAGASPMGGSSPGDSVFARYVVMLRAGLSEVTTSRVVRKAVVLVALLGGFLAFDEYFPLLARGIGASTALVPLLIAGTVAAQAIGGALAGPAYRMRGWLLGVGLALSAGMLAWGALSGTASGFVPIAIGYGVMQLVIIVAEARLQDAITGPARATVTSVSGLFAEVFAVMVYAGFALGAVRFALPVLVAGLTIPLFVTALITPAALPPPASQHEEG
- a CDS encoding TetR/AcrR family transcriptional regulator; translated protein: MVKAGKPVPGRSGRPRAGEERLSRLTILEAALRIVDTEGLDAMTMRRLASTLGVNPMSIYHHLPNKAAVFAGLAELVFSQLESTPPDDSVPWQDELKAAAAAYRDALRAHPNLALQVLSDTSAVSDVVVVTVEPFYRALDRAGAEPRQIVEAVNTIIDFIHGFSLGEAAVRNDTFDLAPDLLTRVSNLPPGKAPTLTRVVTELGADGLAYDFNTGFATGIALLVDGIASRYAL
- a CDS encoding DUF4865 family protein encodes the protein MYAMQYELNLPTDYDMGIIRRRVETFGDRTDDFGGLGIKAYLVQDQANGAVVNQYAPFYLWNDAAGMSRFLWGGGFFSGICQSFGRPSVRQWTGAAVMAGGDVDQPAVSATKNVWQLPAEVDPTEPVAEARAALERMVEMPGVHSSAIAVDPGRWELVHFTLWSGEPGTVPGTRYQVLHLSTPGTKQLFG
- a CDS encoding MBL fold metallo-hydrolase: MDVTVLCDAVAVFPEKVETALPGWSAAQQEWTVGAAPGNVAADGGWWLHFHSYLVTSAAGVVLVDTGIGPAGGEAAEWLGTAGRLPSLLEAAGVSAAEVDTVVLTHIHLDHAGWNMAAAVPRFTNATYVVQQAEVEHARGSATYERLVRPLADAGQLRTVDGEVSLDSVVRLLPTPGHTPGHQCVVTSRAVLGGDVLVHPAQARWPELTYVYERDPAIAVTSRHAVLALAAATGVPIAAAHPHAALTSSALPLPASGSGREVCSPYKL
- a CDS encoding SDR family oxidoreductase, encoding MDGKALAGKVTLVAGGTRAAGRGIAVQLGAAGATVYVTGRSTRAQRSEMDRPETIEETAELVDKAGGRGIAVRVDHTDPEQVKALVERIEAEQGALHVLVNDIWGQTGEPSWDKSVWESPLDDGLRLLRLGVETHAITSHFALPLLIKSPGGLVIEMTDGTDEYNATNYRVSFFYDVAKGAVSRMAFALAHELKPHKTTSILLTPGWLRSEAMLDGFGVTEDNWRDATERIPHFAISESPSYVGRAVAALAADPDVSRYHGKSLSSGELAKIYGFTDLDGSQPDAWRYIVEVESQGKPADTTGYR
- a CDS encoding GNAT family N-acetyltransferase, which produces MIEYRTRFPVDDAQLSMLHALAFEYQVEVQPWSERLERHALTWIGAFSNDQLVGFVQVCWDGGAHAFVLDTAVHPSYGRQGIGKELVRIAADESKAAGCEWLHVDYEPHLTDFYVKACGFSPTEAALLKLR